From the genome of Parabacteroides sp. FAFU027:
GATGATCATCTGTAATGGCTATAAAGACGAAACATACATCGAACTGGCACTATTGGCTCAGAAGATGGGTAAACGCATCTTCCTCGTAGTAGAGAAACTCAACGAGCTGAAGCTGATCTCCACAATATCTAAACGACTTAAAGTCCGTCCCAACATCGGTATCCGCATCAAGCTGGCCAGCTCGGGCAGTGGTAAATGGGAAGAATCGGGCGGTGACGTAAGTAAGTTCGGACTCAACTCCAGCGAGCTGCTCGAAGCGCTCGACTTTATCGATAAAAATAAAATGCGCGATTGCCTGAAGCTGATCCATTTCCACATTGGCAGCCAGGTAACCAAAATCCGCAACATCAAGAATGCTCTGAAAGAGGCTTCGCAATTCTATGTGCAGCTTCGGAAAATGGAATTCGAAATCGACTTCGTGGACATTGGTGGTGGTCTGGGAGTTGACTACGACGGAACCCGTTCTTCATCCACCGGTTACAGCATGAACTATTCCATTCAGGAGTATGTCAATGACTCGATCTCGACATTGGTGGATGCCTGCGAAAAGAACGAAATTCCCCATCCTAATATTATCACCGAATCAGGTCGCTCATTGACCGCTCATCACTCGGTACTTGTTTTTGAGGTACTGGAAACCGCCACATTACCGACGTGGAACGCCAACGAGGATCTGGAGGAAGATGCGCACGAACTGGTACAGGAGCTTTACGAGCTTTGGGGTAATATCAATCAGCCGCGTCTGATGGAGACCTGGCACGATGCTTTGCAGATACGGGAAGAGACTCTCGATCGCTTTAGCCTTGGCCTTGTTGATCTGAAAACCCGTGCCCAGGTAGAGCGACTCTTTTGGTCTATCGCCCGCGAAGTACAAGCTGCAGCTGAAGAGATGAAGCATGCTCCGGATGAATTGAAAAAGATTGCCAAGATGTTGCCGGATAAATATTTCTGTAACTTCTCGCTGTTCCAGTCATTACCTGACTCATGGGCTATCGACCAAGTATTCCCGATTATCCCGATCAGCCGACTGGATGAGAGACCGGAGCTTTCGGCTACCATACAGGATATCACCTGCGATTCTGATGGCAAAATCGATAATTTTGTCACATCGCGCAGTTACTCTAACAGTTTGCCTGTACATGCTCTGAAAAGGAATGAGAAATATTATTTCGGGGTATTCCTCGTGGGTGCATATCAGGAAATTCTGGGAGACCTGCATAACCTGTTTGGCGATACCAATGCGATTCACATCAAGGTATATGAAGACGAGTACGAGATTGAGAAAATCATTGATGGGGAGACCATCGACGAGGTACTCGATTACGTACAGTACAATCCGAAGAAGATGGTTCGTACCGTGGAAACCTGGGTTACTACCTCAGTGAAAAACGGAACCATTACCGCTGAAGAAGGACGCGAGTTCTTGTCAAACTACCGCTCAGGACTTTACGGATATACTTACCTTGAATAGGTTATAATGAAGAAATAAGAATGAAAAAGTGAAGAATGCAGAGACGATAAACTCTCTGTTCATTCTTCACTTTTTATTTCCCATTCTTCATTCACTTACCTGTATTCAATCTCAGCCGGTTTTCCGGGGATTATCCGGGTAGAATTCATCCTTTGCAATTCTGATACATTTATCCAGTCCATTTCCGCACCCGGTGGTTTTTTAAGCGCAACGCCGAAGCGCAATTGAATGGTCTGGAAAATCAACCGTTCGTTTTTTACCCGAATCCCTAAACCTACCGTCGTATAAGAATCATTCTTGAAGATATTCCGGTTATACCCAATCCAGGCATAGTCCCAGAATCCGTAAAGTGCAAAGCGGAAGCCGTACACATACAACGGACTAAACGCAACAGATTCCAGATTCGTAACCAGACGACGATACCCCATAATATGGCTCATGCTGGTAAGACGTATAGCCCGCGGTGTATTTTCACTATTAAAAGTGAGCTTCTCCCCCTCCCCCACTGTCCGGTTGAATCCATACATGTAACGGGCTGTAAAGAAATTACGCAACCCCCATTTTCCTATTGAAATAAGGTTGGTAAAATAATTCGTATTCGCGGAGAGTACCGAATTTTCATATCTCCCGGTATGGGTATTATAATAGGTCCCCATCTGCAAATCCTCATTCAGATATCCGAACCGGGTCTTTTGCGCAAATTGCAACCGACCTGCCACATAAGTACGCAATGTGTCGTATTCATCATTTGACATTCCACCCGTGAACTCCAGTTTAAAACCATAAGGAATATCCTCGCTTTTACCAAACCCGTAAATCAGGTTGCCCCGGTAGAAGTCCTCTTTATATATCCCTGTTGTGAGAAACAGCCCTTTGACATTATGGAATTTAAGGTTGAATGCCGGATTGACATCATACCGGTTGGGATAATAGGAATCAAAGCAGCGTAAACCGGCATAAAGGCTACCAAACTTTGGCGAAACGCGGAAGGATTTTCCACCCCAGATATTCCAGATGTGATTCACTATGAGCACGGTTGTATCTCCGATTCGCTGGTAATCATTGTAACGTTTCCGCTCAAAGGACAATCCCCCGGCGTAATCGGTGGGCAACAGGAAGCTTTTATCCAGCGAAGTCTGGTAGTCCGATATGGTATAATCTTTATAGGCCAGCAAATCAAAATCGAAAAAAGTCCCATATAAATTAAATGCCTTAAAATCGCCTCTGTATCCGCGATACATCGGTTTCTCAGAGCTCAGGTATGACCCGAACTCGAGCTTGCTTCCCGTTCCCCGGAGGTTGTTTTCCGCTACGGAAACGTAATACCGGCGAATGCCTTCGGAGGTAAAGGCGGGGCTTAACGAAAGGTTATCGTGTGTGTAAATGTAAACATCAGCTTCCTTATCTCCGATCTGTTGCAATACAATATACGCGTCTTGCAAAAAGGGTAAAGTACGCAGCAATTGTTCATTCCTTACCATCAGATCGGGATCGATAACCTTTCCCTTTTTTATCAGTAAATAACGGCGGATAGTCTGTTCAGTGGAAAGCCAGTGCCAGTTGTGCAGTAACTTACGAACACCGGTCAGTGAATCAACATCATTATACACATTGGAACGGATGATTGAGACCTCCCTTATCGTCAACCCCTTGAACGCTTCGTAATATTTCTTCTCCTTCACCAGGCTATGCTCAGCGCTACCGTTCTTCTTGCCCGGACTGATGATGGATTTCACCACCATTCCCTTCAGTCCCGGCTTATTGAAACGTTGTCTCAAGGCATCATAGAAAAGATTCGCACGGGCACGCTGAACCGTATCCTCCTTGCTCAGCAAAGAATCGGCAGGCGCAGCAAGCAGTCGTCCGGTAAACGGAAACGTACTGAGCCAGGCGACGATGAATAATCTGAAAAGTTTCATTTCAAACCGGGTCAGGCGGGAGGATTACAGCTACTTGTTAAACAACGGCCAAATCCAATAAGTTGTACATTCCGAAGGGTTTATTCACAGGACAACCCCATTAAAAACAAACAGGTGATTTTCTCAAAGGTAAGCATTTACCTGAAAGAAAATCACCTGTCCGGTGTAAGAAATATTAATCCGGTCAGAACTTCAGATCCGCCAGCTTCACGCCTACGTTTCCTTTGGCAGAGGCCAGCATACGGACAGCTCCCGGAACCAGTGAAAGGTTTTCAACCGTTACATTGCTCAGTTTTCCCTGAAGGCTAACACCCGGATAAACCGAATAGTTGGCCAGCATCTTATTGGTATCAGAAGTTAGTTGTTTCAATTGGTCGGTTACCGGATAGGTCAGGTAAGGAGTGATCTTATTCAGAATCATGCCGTGAAGCAACCAGTTTGCTGATTTGGCCAACACGTTTTTGGTCTTGATGTCAAACTCCGGTTCGGTGATTTCAATGGCGTTTTTCTCCTTGTTGAATGTCAGGTTACCGGTGAAATAAACCTTACCCTTGATCGAGCCAATGAGGTCGGCAATGAAAATCGCTTTGCCGTTGCTGCCATAAATCGACAGGTCTTTGATGGTAATCTTTTTACCAGCTTGCTCGAAAGTCTGGTTCACCAACTGTTTCTTCGCCATCTCGGCAATCTTCTCGAACGTCACGTCAGCAGCCAGATTGAGTGTAAATTGTTGCGGCGGGCGATTCACATATTTGAACTCAGGAAGAGCTGTCTTAGTGCCCATCAACGGCTGCGCTCCGATGACCGATTCAATCTGCGAATAAAGTGAAATCGCCATGTTCAGTTTATTGCCATTGGTGATGAACGGCGACACGTAAACGTCTTTCGGCGTCACCTTCAGCCACATCTGGTTTTCGGGGCTGACCTGCATCGGTTTTTGCACTTCCGACCAGGCCTGCGACACGTATTTCTTCAAATCCACAGCGTCAGACAATGCTTTGTCAATCTTCTCGTCGATAATCTTTTCGCAGCGGGTCAATGCCAGGTTAGCGACCGGACCTACCGGTACGCTGATGCCGGCTACGTTCAGCTTCGGCGTCTCGATCCACTGGTAGCCGTTAGAGGTGGTTTTAGCCACCAGCTTCCAGTTTTTATCCAGCGTGATAGCGGTTTTATAAGACAATGCAATGGTTCCGTTTGCTTCATAATTATCGGAAAGGGTAATGCCCAGCTTCTGTACCTTCCAGGCAAAACGGGTCCAGATTTTAAGCGGCACACGGTATTCAATCACGTTGTTATTGATGGTGAAGGTAAAAGGTTGCGCCTTCCACACTTTTACGGTCAGGTCTTTGTCGGCTACGTTGGAGCCTTCAAAGATCAGCCCG
Proteins encoded in this window:
- a CDS encoding DUF4403 family protein — translated: MRKISLKLFVALLAVVAVSCKTAQIEKPRESYIPSGIAPAVSELPLQVELDVKKLEAAINQKMNGLIFEGSNVADKDLTVKVWKAQPFTFTINNNVIEYRVPLKIWTRFAWKVQKLGITLSDNYEANGTIALSYKTAITLDKNWKLVAKTTSNGYQWIETPKLNVAGISVPVGPVANLALTRCEKIIDEKIDKALSDAVDLKKYVSQAWSEVQKPMQVSPENQMWLKVTPKDVYVSPFITNGNKLNMAISLYSQIESVIGAQPLMGTKTALPEFKYVNRPPQQFTLNLAADVTFEKIAEMAKKQLVNQTFEQAGKKITIKDLSIYGSNGKAIFIADLIGSIKGKVYFTGNLTFNKEKNAIEITEPEFDIKTKNVLAKSANWLLHGMILNKITPYLTYPVTDQLKQLTSDTNKMLANYSVYPGVSLQGKLSNVTVENLSLVPGAVRMLASAKGNVGVKLADLKF
- the speA gene encoding biosynthetic arginine decarboxylase — its product is MRKWRIEDSAELYNINGWGLNYFSINEKGHATVTPKKGCAAVDLKELIDELQVRDVTSPMLLRFPDILDNRIEKISNCFKVAAEEYGFQANNHIIYPIKVNQMRPVVEELVRHGKKFNIGLEAGSKPELHAVLAIDVDVKSMIICNGYKDETYIELALLAQKMGKRIFLVVEKLNELKLISTISKRLKVRPNIGIRIKLASSGSGKWEESGGDVSKFGLNSSELLEALDFIDKNKMRDCLKLIHFHIGSQVTKIRNIKNALKEASQFYVQLRKMEFEIDFVDIGGGLGVDYDGTRSSSTGYSMNYSIQEYVNDSISTLVDACEKNEIPHPNIITESGRSLTAHHSVLVFEVLETATLPTWNANEDLEEDAHELVQELYELWGNINQPRLMETWHDALQIREETLDRFSLGLVDLKTRAQVERLFWSIAREVQAAAEEMKHAPDELKKIAKMLPDKYFCNFSLFQSLPDSWAIDQVFPIIPISRLDERPELSATIQDITCDSDGKIDNFVTSRSYSNSLPVHALKRNEKYYFGVFLVGAYQEILGDLHNLFGDTNAIHIKVYEDEYEIEKIIDGETIDEVLDYVQYNPKKMVRTVETWVTTSVKNGTITAEEGREFLSNYRSGLYGYTYLE